A genome region from Cucumis sativus cultivar 9930 chromosome 4, Cucumber_9930_V3, whole genome shotgun sequence includes the following:
- the LOC101202897 gene encoding probable leucine-rich repeat receptor-like protein kinase At1g68400: MEFSLLFFAAILLSGSVVAQVDTIVGFNGDERDALYALKATFNDTFLNRNWTGTHCHNNQPPLWYGLQCVDGRVTAISLDSLGLVGKMNFRAFNKFTELSVLSLKNNSLSGNVFSFTSNQKMKTIDLSFNAFDGSIPVSLVSLTSLESLQLQNNRFTGSIPEFNQSSLAVFNVSNNNLNGFIPRTKVLQSFGAGSYVGNPGLCGPPSDAVCNSIIKGSKATAAPPDTNKATNDNSSSKAHVILLLILVIVLFFVANLLLLLLYFKKHRELKELIKKLGSNETKEKKNESMTDISIQNQQPAEAAAADEGGKLIFTEEGENFQLGDLLKASAEGLGKGIFGNSYKAMLEGRSPIVVKRLRDLKPLTVDEFMKQVQLIAKLRHPNLLPLVAYFYTKEEKLLLYKYAEKGNLFDRIHGRRGVGRVPFRWSSRLIVAQGVARALEFLHLNSKPNTINVPHGNLKSSNVLLGENDEVLVSDYGFASLIALPIAAQCMVSYRSPEYQQMKRVSRKSDVWSFGCLLIELLTGKISSHSAPEESHGIDLCAWVNRAVREEWTAEIFDSEIASQRSAIPGMLNLLQIAIHCSNVSPDKRPEMSEVAKEIENIKLIENGEEYSSSFDRSLTDDSMSTVGSGIPMDER, translated from the exons ATGGagttttctttgttgttctttGCAGCCATACTATTGTCTGGCTCTGTTGTGGCTCAAGTTGATACTATTGTTGGGTTTAATGGAGATGAGAGAGATGCGCTATATGCCTTGAAGGCAACTTTCAATGACACTTTCCTTAACAGAAACTGGACTGGAACTCACTGCCACAACAATCAACCTCCTCTTTGGTATGGCCTTCAATGTGTTGATGGCAGAGTCACAGCGATATCATTGGACAGTTTGGGATTGGTGGGGAAAATGAATTTCAGGGCATTCAACAAGTTCACTGAATTGTCTGTTTTAAGCTTGAAGAACAACTCCTTGTCAGGAAATGTATTCAGTTTCACTTCCAACCAGAAGATGAAGACTATAGATCTATCATTCAATGCATTCGATGGGTCGATTCCGGTTTCTCTTGTGAGTTTAACTTCATTGGAGTCATTGCAGCTTCAAAACAACAGGTTTACTGGTTCCATACCTGAATTCAACCAGTCTTCCTTAGCAGTATTCAATGTCTCAAACAACAACCTCAATGGTTTCATTCCAAGAACAAAGGTTCTTCAATCGTTTGGTGCCGGATCCTACGTCGGTAATCCTGGACTCTGCGGTCCACCCTCTGATGCTGTCTGCAACTCAATCATAAAAGGGTCAAAAGCCACAGCAGCACCTCCTGATACTAATAAAGCCACTAATGATAATTCTTCTTCCAAGGCTCATGTCATTTTGTTGCTAATTCTTgttattgtacttttttttgttgctaaTCTATTGCTGCTCCTTCTCTACTTCAAGAAACATAGAGAGCTAAAGGAGCTCATAAAAAAACTAGGCAGtaatgaaacaaaagagaagaaaaatgaaagcatgACTGATATCTCaattcaaaaccaacaacCCGCAGAAGCAGCAGCAGCAGATGAAGGAGGGAAGCTCATTTTCACGGAGGAGGGAGAAAATTTCCAACTTGGAGATCTTCTAAAAGCTTCAGCTGAGGGACTAGGTAAGGGGATATTTGGAAATAGTTATAAGGCTATGCTTGAAGGCAGGTCGCCTATCGTTGTCAAGCGGCTCAGAGATCTGAAACCATTAACTGTTGACGAATTCATGAAGCAAGTACAACTCATTGCTAAGCTAAGGCACCCAAACCTGCTTCCACTTGTTGCCTATTTCTACACCAAAGAAGAGAAGCTTTTGCTCTACAAATATGCAGAAAAAGGAAACTTGTTTGATAGAATTCATG GACGCAGAGGTGTTGGGAGAGTTCCGTTCAGGTGGAGTTCAAGATTGATTGTTGCTCAAGGTGTGGCAAGAGCTTTAGAATTTCTCCATCTCAATAGCAAGCCAAATACCATCAATGTCCCACATGGAAACttaaaatcttcaaatgtATTACTTGGAGAGAATGATGAGGTTCTTGTTTCAGATTATGGGTTTGCTTCACTTATTGCCCTTCCCATAGCAGCACAATGCATGGTTTCATACAGATCACCTGAATATCAACAAATGAAAAGAGTATCAAGAAAATCAGATGTTTGGAGCTTTGGTTGCCTTCTTATTGAACTTTTGACAGGGAAAATCTCATCTCACTCAGCACCAGAAGAATCTCATGGTATTGATTTATGTGCTTGGGTTAATAGAGCAGTTAGAGAAGAATGGACAGCAGAAATATTTGACTCAGAAATAGCTTCACAAAGGTCTGCTATTCCAGGAATGTTGAATCTATTGCAAATTGCAATACATTGTTCAAATGTTTCACCTGACAAAAGACCAGAGATGAGTGAAGTTGCTAAAGAGATTGAAAACATCAAACTCatagaaaatggagaagaatATAGCTCTTCATTTGATAGATCCTTAACAGATGATTCAATGTCCACTGTTGGCTCTGGGATTCCAATGGATGAGAGATGA